The Deltaproteobacteria bacterium nucleotide sequence TCCCTCGTCGAAGGCGTCGATCATGCGGCTGAAGTGGTAGATGCCGTAGTCGACGCCCACCCCGGCGCCGGCGGCGGCGATGGGCAGCGAGTTGACGTTCAGGTCGATGCGCCAGATGTACATGAACGCCTCGCACGCGAGCTGCGAGAGCACGACCGGGATCATCAGGATGAGGGTGGCGACCAGCGACCCGTAGGTGAAGTAGAGGCAGGCGGCGACGACGCCCATGATGAGCGCGAGGTTCAGCCAGTAGGAGTGCTCGACGGCCTCGTTCACCGCCGCGAGCACCCCGAAGAGCCCGCCCGCGAACAGGAACCGCACGTTCTCGCCGCCGTGCTCGGCGGCCCACTGCTTGCCGCTCTCGATGGCGTTCATGATGACGTCGTGCGAGTAGCCGCGGAAGAGCGTGATGACGGTGCCATAGCGCGCGTCGGCGGAGAGGAAGCGGTCGAGGTCGCCCGCCTGCGCGGACTGGGTGAACTGGTAGAACAGCTCGGCGATGTACTTCTGCCGGTCGGGCACGAAGGCCCACTTGGGCTCGCCCTCGTGGAAGAGGCGCGAGAGCTGCTTCACGATGTCGATGATGGTGACCGACGCGCCGGCGCCGGGCACGGTCTCCATGTGGTCGGCGAACTCCTCCATCGTGGTGAGCGCGCCGACGTCCTTCATGCCGTTCTCCTTGCCGGTGTCGGCGATGACGACGAGCTGGCTCGCGCCCAGGAACTTGTCGTTCAGCTTGGCGTAGGCGACGTTGTAGGGATGCTCGGGGAAGAGGAGGGCGGCGCCGGGCGTCATGTCGCCGACCTTGAGGCGCCAGCCCCACTGCGGGCAGAAGATGTACAGGGCGATCGACAGCCCGGCGACCGCCCAGCGCCGCCGGCCGGCGCTCGCCGCGATCACCGCGTCGGTGACGCCTTTGTAGATCTGCTCGTGGAAGGCGTACAGCCCGACGCAGAGCACGAGCGTGACGGCGGTCTTCACGGGACCGAGGAGCTCGAGGGCGATGCGCAGCGCGAAGAGCGCGAAGAGCGCGCCGCCGGCGATCAGCAGCCCGTGCCCCAGCCAGCGGAGCCACCTGGGGTAGCGCCTCACGTGCATGCCCGGCGGATTGATCACCGAGAGGATGATCGGGTGAAGCGTCACCACGCTCACGAAGATCGAGATCACCCAGAAGCTCGAGAAGACGGCCACCTTCTGGATGAGCGGGATGGGCGCGATCGCGACCACCAGGATCGCGAAGCCGTCGGCCAGGATCGACGCGATCGCGGGCGGGAAGAGGTGCGAGTAGGACTCCACGATGGCGGCGTGCTTGTCGCCCAGCCGGTGGTACTCCTCGTGGTAGCGGTCCATCGACTGGACGGAATGGGAGAGCGCGCGTGCGGTGAGGAAGATCGGGATCACCAGGACGAGCGGATCGAGGTTGAGGCCGAGGAGCGGGCCGAAGGCGAGCGCCCAGATGCCGGAGAGGAGGCCCGAGAACATCGGCACCCAGATGCCGGTCCAGGTGCGGAAGTAGTTCCAGAGCAGGAAGGCGAGCGCGGCGACGGTCAGCACGAAGACCTGCGAGACCTGCGGGACGTAGCGCTGGATCGTCGTGTAGAGCCAGGGGAAGCCGGTGATGTAGACGGTGTGGTTCGCGTCCTCGACGTCCCGCTTGAGCTCCATCATGCGGTCGTAGAGGTAGCGGAAGTCGAGCTCCTCCTCCCAGAAACCCGCGTGCACGAGGACGGCCGTGTCGTCCTGCGAGACGTAGAGACCCCGGATGCCCTTGGTCGAGTAGACGGCGAACTTGACGCGGTTGGCGTCGTCCTGCGTCTGCGGCACGCCGGGATAGAAGACCTCGCGGATCTGGATCGCGCCGGCGTAAGTCGTGATGCTCTTCATCTTCGGGTGGGCGATGGAGAGCACCTGGTAGGGGACGACGCCCTTGGTCTCGACGATGCGCTTGGTGATCGTGTCGAGCTTCTGGAGGGTGGTCGGGTTGTAGACGTCGCCGTGCTTGACCTCGAGGATCACGGTCAGGATGTTCGCGCTCCCGAACATCCGGCGGAACGTGTTGTAGATGTTGATGTAGGGGTGGCCCTTCCGCCACGTGTACTCGTGACCGAAGACGCGCACGCGGCTCGGGCCGGGATAGAAGTCGAGGAACTGGGGGACCACCTTGATGTAGCGGAGCTCGGCGGCGAAGAAGACCGTCATGACGGCGACCACCACCGAGACGGCGAGGCGGTTCCGCAGGAGGAAGCGGAGGTAGGCCGCGATCCAGCGCTTCGGGATCATAGGGCCCTCGTCGGCCCCGTGCCCTGGAGGCGCCGGAGCGCGGCGCCGTCGATGCCGAAGACGAGGCCCTCGGCGCCGACCGCGAAGCCATGACCCCCCGGTGCAATCCACACCGAGCGGATCCAGTTGGCGGCGAGCTCGATCGGCACCGGCTCGGCCGTCCACGTGGCGCCGCCGTCCGTGCTCCTGAGCACGGTGCCGGCGCTGCCGACGATCCAGCCGTACGGCGCGCGCACGAAGACGTCGTAGAAGCTCTGCTGCCGGACCGGCGGCGCCTGCATCTGCCAGGTGGCGCCTCCGTCCTCGGTGTGGAGGATGACGGCGTCGATGCCGACCGCCCAGCCGCGGCGGGCGTCGGCGAAGTAGATGCCGAACAGCGTGCTCTCGATCGGGGCGTGCTGCTGGTGGAAGGTGCGGCCGCCGTCGTCGCTCGCCATGATGGTGCCGAACTCGCCCGCCACCCAGAGGTGGTCGGGGTCGCCGTACGAGGCGGCGTAGAGGTTCACGTCGCCCGGGTCGACGCCGGTGTCGAGCGCGCTCTCGGGCAAGACGACGTCGGGCGGGACCTGCGACACCGTCCAGTGCCGCCCGGCGTCCTCGGTGTGGATCATCGTGCCGTAGTCGCCGACGCCGTGCCCGCGCTCGGGATTGGCGAAGGCGAGGCCGAAGACGTGCCGCGTGGAGCCCGTCGTCGCCGGGATCCAGCTCGCGCCGCCGTCCGTCGTCCCGTAGACGATGCCTTCCTTGCCGGCGATCCAGGCGGTGCGGGCATCGAGGCAGGCGATCGCGAGGAACGGCCGCTTGGTGCCCGCGTCCTGCCGCTCCCACGTGGTACCCCCGTCGCCGGTGTGGAAGATGCGGCCGAGCTCGCCGACCATCCAGCCGTCGCGCTCGGTCGGGAAGCAGGTGCCGAACAGGCTCTGGCGCACCTCGCGCAGCGACACGGGCGCGCCCGCGGCCGATGCGATGGTCGTGGCAGCGAGCGCGCCGAGGAGCGACGGGACGAGGCGGCGCATCACGCCGGAGAGCTGGAGCGCGGCCCGCTCGATGGGGGGCCGCTCATGAGCAAACATTCACTCGCGCCTTTAACCGGGACGCCTTTTGAGTGTCAACGGCAAGGACCGCGTTTGCGCTCTCCTGCGTCGTGTAATACAGCGGCGCTCGAGCGTAGCCCCCGCTCGACTGCGGACCTCCACATGTGCGGCATCGTCGCGATCCTCGAGGTCGGCGGGGCGGGCTCCGTCTCGCGTGCGCTCCTCGACCGCATGGCCCAGGCCATCGCGCACCGCGGGCCTGATGAGCGGGGACTCTGGGTCGAGGGACCGATCGGTCTCGCCGCGCAGCGGCTGCGGGTGGTCGACCTGGCGACGGGGCAGCAGCCGCTGGCAAACGAGGATGGCGGCATCCGGCTGGTCGCGAACGGCGAGATCTACAATGCCGACGCCGTGCGCCGTGCCCTCCTGGCGGGCGGCCACCGGTTCGCGAGCCGCACCGACACCGAGGTCATCCTCCACGCCTACGAGGATGACGGCCCTGCCTGCCTCGACCGGCTCGAAGGCATGTTCGCCTTCGCGCTCTGGGACGGGCCGCGGCGGCGCCTCGTCCTGGCTCGCGATCGCTTCGGGGAGAAGCCGCTCTACTACGCACGACTCCCGCACGCGTTTCTCCTCGCCTCGGAGCTGAAGGCGCTCCTCGTTCACCCCGACGTGTCCCGCGAGCTCGATTCGCGGGCGCTCGTCCACTACCTGGCCCACGAGTACGTGCCGGCCCCCGACGCGATCTTCCGCGCCGTCCGGAAGCTGCCACCTGCGCACTACATGACGGTCGAGGCCGACGGGACGGAGACGATCGACAGGTACTGGGCGCCCCCGCGGCCGACCGGGCCGGCCCCTCCGGCGCCCGAGGCGGCGGAAGAGGTGGTCGGGCGGCTCCGCCGCTCGGTCGCGTCCCGCGTCCTGTGCGACGTCCCGTGGGGCTGTCTCCTCTCGGGCGGTATCGACTCGAGCCTGGTGACGGCGCTCGCCGCGGAGGCGTCCTCCGCGCCGGTCAAGACCTTCGCCATCGGCTTCGACGAGCCGACGTACGACGAGCGCCGCTACGCGGCGGCGGCGGCGCGGAGGTTCGGCACCGAGCACCACGAGACGGTCGTTCGGGGCGAGGACGCGGCCGCGCTCCTCCCCGAGGTCGCGCGCGTCTTCGACGAGCCCTTTGCCGATGCGAGCAGCTTGCCGGCCGTCATGCTGTCGCGCCTCGCGCGGGAGCAGGTGACCGTCGTGCTCTCCGGCGACGGCGGGGACGAGCTCTTCTGCGGCTACCCGACCCAGACCGCGCATCGAGCCGCCGAGGCCTATGGTCGCCTGCCGCGCCTGGCCCGACGCGCCGTCGCCGCCGCCGCCGAGTGGCTGCCGACCTCGCATCGTTACCTGAGCTTCGACTTCGCGCTCCGCCGCTTCCTGCGCGACGCGGCCCGGCCGGCCATCGAGCGCCACCTCCGCTGGATGGGCAGCTTCCCGCCCGAGGGGCAGGCGCGTCTCTTGGCGGCGGAGGCGCAGCGCGAGGCACGGCTCGCCGACCCCTACGCCACGGCGCGCGAGGCCGTGGCGGCCTGGGGGCCGGAGACCGCGAGCGACGTGGCGACCGCCCTCGACCTCCTCTTCTACCTCGCCGACGACAACCTGGTGCAGGCCGACCGGGCGTCCATGTCGGTGGCGCTCGAGGTCCGTGCGCCGTTCCTCGACCGGGCTGTCGCGGAGTACGCGCTCCGCCTCCCCGCCGTGCTGCGCCGCGGCCTCTGGCGGACGAAGCCCTTGCTGCGCCGGGCGGCCCGCTCGCTTCTCCCCGCGCGCATCCGGCGTCGCCCGAAGCACGGGTTCGGCGTGCCGACCGGCGCCTGGCTGCGGGGCCCGCTGCGCCAGCTGGCCGTCGAGCTCCTTGAGCCAGGGCGCCTGCGCCGGCAAGGGCTCTTCGACCCGCCGTACGTCTCCGCCCTCCTCGACCGCCACCTGCGCGGCGTGGCAAACCATCGCAAGGAGCTCTGGACGCTGCTCATGTTCGAGCTGTGGGCGGGGGCATACCTGGGCGGATGAAGCGGCGGCTCCTGCTCGTCGTCGCCCTCGCGGCCCCGCTCTTTGCCTGGCGACTCGGGCGGCCCGGCTTCTCGGACACCGAGGGGATGTACGCCGAGCCGGCCCGCGAGATGGTGCTCACCGGTGACTGGGTCACGCCCCGAATGAACGGCGAGCCCTTCCTCACCAAGCCGCCGCTCGCGTACTGGCTCGCGGCAAGCGTCATGGCCCTCGCCGGGCCGACGGAGCTCGCCCGCGTCGGGCCGACGCTCGCCGCGCTCGGCACCGTGCTGGTGACGGGCGGCCTCGGGATGGACCTCTTCGGCGAGGGTGCCGGGCTGGCAGCGGCAGTCGTCCTGGCCACGATGGAGGGCTTCCTGCTCGAGGCGCGGCTGCTCCGTGCCGACATGCTCCTCGTCCTGGCGGTCAGCACCACGCTCTGGTGCTACGTTCGCCTCTGCCGTGGTGGCGGCCGGGCGGCGGCGCTCGGCCTGTGGACGGCGGTCGCGCTCGGTGTGCTCGGCAAGGGGCTTCTCGCGCTCGTGCTGCCGGGCGCGGCGATCGCGCTTGCCGAGCTGGTCGGCGGCGAGCTCGGGCCGCGGACAGTCGGCGCCCGGCTGCGGGCGCTCCGCGTGCCGCTCGGCATCGCCGTCGTCGCCGCGCTGGCGCTCCCCTGGCACGTCGCGGCGGCGCTGCGCAATCCGGGCTTTCTCTGGGACTACGTCGTGAACCAGCACCTCCTCGCCTTCTTCGACGCCAAGCTGCCACGCGACTCGATTCCGGACTCGCTCACCTTCTTCTGGGCGATGTTCTCGCTGCGGACGCTTCCGTGGGGCCTCCTCCTTCCCGCCGCGCTGATCCACGGCTGGCAGGCCCGGGACCGGCGGGCAGAGCGCGGCTTGGTGCTGGCCTGGATCGCGAGCGTGCTCGTGCTCTTCTCGCTCGCGTCCGGCAGGCTCGAGCACTACTCGCTGCCTGCGCTTCCGGCCGTCGCCCTCCTCGTGGGCGACCTCGTGGCCGAGACAGCAGCGGGCCGCAGCCGCGTCAGCCGCCGGTGGCTTGTCGTGCCGCCGGCCGCCGTCGCCGGCCTCGCGCTCGTGCTCGCGGCGCGGGAGCCTGCGGGGATCATCCGCGAGCTCGATCCGACGCTCGCCGGATACGGGCTGGACCGGCTGGTGAAGCCGACCGCGCTCGTGCTCGCGGCGGGGCTCAGCGTGTTCGCCGTGCTGATCGCCATCCGGCGCGCCCGGCCGGCGCTCGTCGTCGGGGCGGTGACCGCGGCGGTGGTCTTCGGCCTCGCCGAGATCGCCCGCGAGCGGGTCGAGCCGCTCTTCTCCTGGCGCCCGTTCGCGCGTGCGATCGATGACGGCACCACGATCTTCTTTCGGGCCTCCGACGAGTACCAGCTCTGCGGCGGCCTGGACTACTACACCGGGCGCTACGTCGCCCTCCTCGCCCCGCCCGGCTGGTCGCCGCCGACCTTCCTCGCCGGCCGCACCGAGCGGCTCTTCGTGCCGCGGACCGAGCTGGAGCGCGCCTGGCGAGGCGGCAACGCCCTGCTCGTCGCAGACGATGTCCCGGGACCGGCCGACGAGGCGGCGATCGTCCCCGGACCGTACGAGCTGCTGGCCCGAGCGGGCGAACGCGTTCTCGTCCGGCCGGCGCAACGTTGATAGAGTCACCGAGCAACGGGGCCAAGAAGATGCCTCGCCGGAGCCGCCTGCTGCTCGCGCTTGCGACCGCGACCGCCGCCTGCGCGCTCGCTCCGCCGCACATCGCCGTCGAGCCCGACGCCACCTTCGCGGCGCATCAGGAGCACCGGGGGCTGGTGATCGATCGCCTCGCGGGCGGGCGGACGGCGACGCTCGGGCCCGCGGGCTGGATTCGCCTCCCCGGCGAGCCGACTTTCGTGCTCGACGCGGACGGCGAGAGGGTGGCCGCGTTCTGGCTGTCGGGCGAGCGGGTCGTCGTCCGGCGCACCTCGTCGGAGACGTCCCCCGTGGTCGCCGAGATCACCCCGAGCTGGGAGGACGGAGCGATCCGGTTGACGCTGCAGGCCGACGGCGGCCCGCCGTTTCGAACCGACGTCTTCGCGCGCGCGGGCCCGGGCATCGGGCCCGACAGGCTGACGCGCATCGCGCAGACCGTCCTCGACGTGCGCGGCAAGTACGAGACGGCGGTGCGGGACGCGGGCGGCGTCCGCGTCGGCTCGCTGAGAGTCCGCGTCGGACCCTACCTGCCCTCACCGCGGATCTTCGACGGTGTCCTCCCGGGCTCGCTCTCTCCGGAGCTCGCGGTGGCCGCCGCCGCGGCGCTCAACGCGGAGATCGACTGGATCGAGGACCACGTCCTCAACGTGTACCGCGGCGCCGGCAGCGCGCCGCTCGAGCGCTCGATCCCCGCGACGCGCTGAACGTTCTAGAACTTCACCAGGGCGTCGAGCTGCAGCCGGCTGAGGGTGGGGTTCGTCATGCCGGCGGGCCGGTTGATGAAGTTCGTGAAGTGGTTCCGCACGCTCACCGTGAGCGGGTTCAGGAGCTGGTACTCGGCTCCCACGACGGGACCCTCGAGGTTCGTCCCGCCGCTGCCGAAGTCGCTGTAGGTGAACGCCGAGATCGCGGCTTCCTGCCCGATGTGCTCGTAGAGCCCGTAGATCGACCAATCACCTCTCACCTTGGGCTGACCGAGCCGCACGCCCGCCTGCCACCCGTGCGCATCGTCGGTCGCGGCTTGCCAGTTGTAGATGTAGTCGCCGAACAGGCGCAGCGGCTGGTTCAGCACCACGTGGGGTATGGTGGCGGCGATGGTCGCACTCGACTGGTTGAAGCCGCTGAGATAGCCCGTGATCGCCGTGAACGCCGCCGGCTTCTTGCCGCCCGCCGGCGTCGGGGGCTGGATGGTCTGGGTCTCGAGGAGATTCGTGTTGGTGAGGGAGCTGTTGAAACTCGAGTTTGGGACCGGCAAGCCCGCCGCCGTGAACGCCGTCGTGTTGCGGCTGAGCGCCTGGGCGATCAGGTCGGAGTTCAACCACCAGAACTGACCGACGCCCCCCTCGAGCTGGACGTTGCCGAAGTGCAGGGTGGGATTCACCTGCCCGCCGAACATCCAGCCGTCCTCGTTGTTGGAGATCTCCGTGAAGGTCCACTGGAGGCCGTGCACCTTGACCTGATCGAGCGCGCCCATCGGCTTGTCGAGGAGCTGGAAGGTCTCGCTCGCACCCTCGGGCGAGAGGTCCTCGTCGAACACCATCTCGCCCACCCGGAAGATCGGGTTCGGGAACTTGCCGAGGGTGATGCTCGCCGCGCCGGGCCGGATCCCGAAGCTCGCCCCCG carries:
- a CDS encoding phospholipid carrier-dependent glycosyltransferase; the encoded protein is MKRRLLLVVALAAPLFAWRLGRPGFSDTEGMYAEPAREMVLTGDWVTPRMNGEPFLTKPPLAYWLAASVMALAGPTELARVGPTLAALGTVLVTGGLGMDLFGEGAGLAAAVVLATMEGFLLEARLLRADMLLVLAVSTTLWCYVRLCRGGGRAAALGLWTAVALGVLGKGLLALVLPGAAIALAELVGGELGPRTVGARLRALRVPLGIAVVAALALPWHVAAALRNPGFLWDYVVNQHLLAFFDAKLPRDSIPDSLTFFWAMFSLRTLPWGLLLPAALIHGWQARDRRAERGLVLAWIASVLVLFSLASGRLEHYSLPALPAVALLVGDLVAETAAGRSRVSRRWLVVPPAAVAGLALVLAAREPAGIIRELDPTLAGYGLDRLVKPTALVLAAGLSVFAVLIAIRRARPALVVGAVTAAVVFGLAEIARERVEPLFSWRPFARAIDDGTTIFFRASDEYQLCGGLDYYTGRYVALLAPPGWSPPTFLAGRTERLFVPRTELERAWRGGNALLVADDVPGPADEAAIVPGPYELLARAGERVLVRPAQR
- the asnB gene encoding asparagine synthase (glutamine-hydrolyzing) — protein: MSKHSLAPLTGTPFECQRQGPRLRSPASCNTAALERSPRSTADLHMCGIVAILEVGGAGSVSRALLDRMAQAIAHRGPDERGLWVEGPIGLAAQRLRVVDLATGQQPLANEDGGIRLVANGEIYNADAVRRALLAGGHRFASRTDTEVILHAYEDDGPACLDRLEGMFAFALWDGPRRRLVLARDRFGEKPLYYARLPHAFLLASELKALLVHPDVSRELDSRALVHYLAHEYVPAPDAIFRAVRKLPPAHYMTVEADGTETIDRYWAPPRPTGPAPPAPEAAEEVVGRLRRSVASRVLCDVPWGCLLSGGIDSSLVTALAAEASSAPVKTFAIGFDEPTYDERRYAAAAARRFGTEHHETVVRGEDAAALLPEVARVFDEPFADASSLPAVMLSRLAREQVTVVLSGDGGDELFCGYPTQTAHRAAEAYGRLPRLARRAVAAAAEWLPTSHRYLSFDFALRRFLRDAARPAIERHLRWMGSFPPEGQARLLAAEAQREARLADPYATAREAVAAWGPETASDVATALDLLFYLADDNLVQADRASMSVALEVRAPFLDRAVAEYALRLPAVLRRGLWRTKPLLRRAARSLLPARIRRRPKHGFGVPTGAWLRGPLRQLAVELLEPGRLRRQGLFDPPYVSALLDRHLRGVANHRKELWTLLMFELWAGAYLGG